A stretch of DNA from Thermanaerosceptrum fracticalcis:
TCCCCGGGTGTGTTTACTTCAGGTGGTTTTACACCCGGTGTGTTAATAACCGACGGTTTGGCAGTGAAGTAGTGCTCATATAAATATTGTGAACCCAATAATAAAGCTATGGCTAAAAGCCCCAAGATCATACCAAGCCTGCGGGGCGGCCGCGTTGGTAAATCTATTTTTTGTAAATGTGGTTCCTTTTCAGGCATTTCCTGGTGAGTTATGACGTCATTGAGGGCTGCAAGGAGGCTCACATCATCGAGACCAAGATAACGGCTGTAGGTTTTCAAGAATCCTCTCAAGTAGACCCGGCCAGGTATGACATCCCAGTGCTCATTTTCCAGTGCCTCTAGATAACGCCGGCGGATTTTAGTATCCTTTTCAATGACTTCCAAGGACAAACCTTTTTCCAGGCGGGCTTTACGTAAAGATTCACCAATCAGACTCATAGGTCACCTCCTTCACTTTTTCATCTTATAAGGAACTCTTTAAGTTTCTCCAGGACCATTTCTGGGTAAGCAGCATTAAGATTTAACTCATAAGCTTCCGAAGGTTGGTCCGGATATTTGTACAGAGGATCATAATAATCCAGAAGTAAGGCCTCTACCACATCGTGATAATCCTTAGTTTTTAAAAGAGCCAATAATTGTTCAACTTTAGCAGACCCTAGTCTTTTTCTTAAATTGTTGATGGCCGCAGCTAACTGCTCTTCGTTAAAGGTACTTTTCTCGTCAAGATAAGTGTTGATTAAACGGGTAATCCGATTTTCTAAGGAATCATAAATTAAAACTTTACGGCCCTTTTGCATAGCCTGAAAGAAACTTAAGGGTATGAAAATAGATCCTATGCGCCGGCTCTCGCATTCTACAGCTATACGTGGAAAGCCTTGTAGTTTCCGGCAGGTGCAAAAAAGCATACCCTCAAATTGTTTTTGGCTGGGTGGTCTTCTCATACCGATATGTCCGAAAACAGACCCTCGGTTATTGGCCAAACCTTCCAGGTCAATAGCGGGAAGGCTGGCGTCAATGAGATGTTGTAAGATTTCTGTCTTACCTACTCCGGTAAGGCCATGTAAAACCACAATTTCTTTTTCGAAAGGTTTGGCAAAGAAATCATTGACATAATGACGAAAGGCTTTATAACCGCCGATCAGGCGATAATGTTTGATACCCAGGATATGGAGTACCTGGCAAAGAGACTTGCTGCGCATACCGCCTCGCCAGCAGTACAAAACCAGTGTTCTCTCCTTTGTCAACTGTTTCAGTTGCTGGGTTAAACGGGGCAGCTTAGGAGCAATAATGGCAAAACCCCTATCTACAGCTTTTTCCGGTGATTCTTGCTTATAGATGGTACCTACCATGGCCCGCTCGTCATCTTCCATCAGTGGTAAATTGAGAGCTCCCGGTATATGGGCCTCCTCGTATTCACAAGGCGAACGCAGGTCGATAAAAAGGACATTGTCTAAACCTAACGCTTCCTCTATATTTATTAAGTTTTCCATGAAAAACCTCGTCCCTCTTTAAGACAACCTTAGCAAAGGCAATCTCTAAATTTCAGTATAATCATTTGAAGGTGAACTGAGCAAGTTCATAATGCTGGCGCAGGTGGCATTATATGCCAAAGGTTTTTTCGTATTCCTCCCACGTCATCCGGACGGCCCTGGGTTTGCTGCCTTCATACCCGCCAACAATTCCTCTTTCTTCCAACTGGTCAATAATGCGGGCAGCTCTAGTATAACCAATTCTCAGGCGGCGCTGCAGCAGGGAAATGGATGCTTGTCCGCTTTCGATAAATATTTTGGCAGCTTCAGCCAGTAATTCATCTTCCTCAGTCATTTCCGTTATTTCGTTTTCTGAATTCTGCCAGGGCTCTGCTAAATATTCCGGGTTCTTCTGTATTTTTAGATATTCTACCAGGGATTCAATCTCCTGATCAGAGACATAGACACCCTGTACACGGATGGGCTTGGCCATACCTGTAGGATAAAACAACATATCACCCCGTCCCAGCAGGCGTTCTGCTCCCCCCATGTCCAGTATGGTTCGTGAATCTGTCTGGGATGAGACGGCAAAGGCGATACGAGATGGAATATTGGCTTTAATCACACCGGTGATGACGTCAACGGAGGGTCTTTGTGTAGCAACAACCAGATGTATGCCTGCGGCTCTGGCCATCTGGGCCAAACGGCAAATGGCATCTTCTACATCGGCAGGGGCTACCATCATCAGGTCAGCCAATTCGTCAATGAGAACGACAACATAGGGTAATGCAGGAGATGTTGATGTGGGGTCTTCTTCTTTTTTCACCAGGTTATAGCGGGTAATATCCTTAACACCCAGGCCCGCAAAAAGTTCGTACCTGTTTTCCATTTCATGAACGGCCCAGCGCAGGGCAGTGGCGGCTTTCTTTGGATCGGTAACCACCGGAGATATTAAATGTG
This window harbors:
- a CDS encoding helix-turn-helix domain-containing protein; this translates as MSLIGESLRKARLEKGLSLEVIEKDTKIRRRYLEALENEHWDVIPGRVYLRGFLKTYSRYLGLDDVSLLAALNDVITHQEMPEKEPHLQKIDLPTRPPRRLGMILGLLAIALLLGSQYLYEHYFTAKPSVINTPGVKPPEVNTPGENNPNNSPNNENPSPSNGDSQLPPPLQEDINLTLTIVDATCWVQVKDDKNIIFEGTMKKGEEKSFTAKNKITFILGNAGVVNVKINSSQLGILGNKGKVINKTYILEDNELKEIKV
- the mnmH gene encoding tRNA 2-selenouridine(34) synthase MnmH, producing MENLINIEEALGLDNVLFIDLRSPCEYEEAHIPGALNLPLMEDDERAMVGTIYKQESPEKAVDRGFAIIAPKLPRLTQQLKQLTKERTLVLYCWRGGMRSKSLCQVLHILGIKHYRLIGGYKAFRHYVNDFFAKPFEKEIVVLHGLTGVGKTEILQHLIDASLPAIDLEGLANNRGSVFGHIGMRRPPSQKQFEGMLFCTCRKLQGFPRIAVECESRRIGSIFIPLSFFQAMQKGRKVLIYDSLENRITRLINTYLDEKSTFNEEQLAAAINNLRKRLGSAKVEQLLALLKTKDYHDVVEALLLDYYDPLYKYPDQPSEAYELNLNAAYPEMVLEKLKEFLIR